Below is a genomic region from Cygnus atratus isolate AKBS03 ecotype Queensland, Australia chromosome 19, CAtr_DNAZoo_HiC_assembly, whole genome shotgun sequence.
CGAGCCACTGACTTTGGACCCAAGACGTTACCACCCCAGTGACGACGGATCTGCAAAGAAGTGAGAACAAGTTAGATACCTCTTACAGTCTCATACTTCATCACTCAACTGACTTGCTCAATTCCACTCCTTTATGCACAAGGGGAAGAGCTCCCATGATTAGGAACTCTTACAAATCTAAAGCAGTGAACTACACCATGGGGCAGCACAGAGATGTGACAGTTTAAAAATCTTTCCCCACCATCACGTAACTTCTGGACTTCAGGAATGGAATCGAGTCTAGCTGAAGTTGTTGACCTCTTGATACTCCTCACCCTGTGTTagttgcatttgcttttaactTGGTGACAGTGTTCACCTTCTGCCCCACCCTCAAGTAAGAATCTTGATACATCATAAAAAAATCTAGATACAACACACAAAACAGGCTTTATGCTGATCTCACTCAGAAACAGTCATCCGCATTTCACTGGGAAGCTGTTGGGGATGTTAACAGTATGAACTGAAAGACGAGGCTAGCAACAGAGAATCTTACCTCATCGTATCTGTCATTGTAGTTGGTCTTGACAGCTTCAACCAGCTTTGCAAGGGCTCCCTTATCCTCCCTGTTGGTGACAGGTTAAATTCCTATGCAGCATCCATTTAATGTCCTCTCTAAGTCTTTTGTCTCAGAATTAAACAGCTTGGAATACCAACGTTTTTCAGGTTAAGCATAGCATCATTTACAAAAGGTTAATCACTCAAACCATCAAAGCTGTAAGAACTCTCAATGCTTAGACTGTAATTCTGTTTCCAGATCTCAGTTAAGAGTAAGCCATCCGTTTTAGTAAACCAAAGTAACGTACAGCTTCAGCATCTGACAGACTGCTACATACAAGATGTCCTCTATGTTAGAGAGGTAGTCCATGCaagctgttttttcagttttccttctttaaacTAGAGAAGCTCAAGTTTGGTATCTATCAGCCCTATAGTCTGTGCTTATGGGCGGTTTCTTTTCTCCACTACAGTGCATCAAGTCAGCACGCAGAATACTTACGGGTTAACCTGGGTGAAAGCAACACAGGTACAAGTTTTCCTGTGGACCAGTCGCCCCAGTCTGGCCTTGCTCTTGATTATGCAGTATGGCACTCCCATCTTGCGGCACAGAGCTGGCAAGAAGACCACCAGCTGAAAAGAGAGAGCGCTTTATCACTGAGGGGGAACAGCTTTTTATCCTCTCAGTTGGCCTGGGCTGTGGCAATTGCTCAGTGTTAAAAAGCTCGTTTTTGCTCTTCAGCGTTGATTCAGGTGAAGAAATTCATACATCATCGCAAGGGCCAAGCCTCAGCTtaataaaacaacaactaaGAACATGCATAAGCACTCCACTTGCGGTAAACAAGTTTTGATGTGTTTAACACAAAGGATGTTTGTCCCAAAATGCACTCTCACCCCAAATCCAGTTCTAACCTCAGCTCAAGTTACACAGGCTCTACCTTGTGCTACTGAGAATGCTTACCTCTATGGGGTCCACATCATGGGCAATCACTACAAGCTGCGCCTTCTTGTTCTCCACCAGAGTTGTGACAGTGTTAACACCtgaaaaacaagtcaaaaaCATTTGGTTTAGGTCAGTCTTTTTTCAGGGCTTTCACATAAGCTTCATACAACCCGCTGTTTCCATAGCACACCATTAAGAAAATTGTGAAAACTTCCACATCCTTTCAGTAACACAGAGAAGCAGTTCCATGGACAATTTGCTAAAGCTCAGGGTTAAAAAGCTCGTCTATTTTGCTCTTCACTTTAAGTTCAGGTGAAGAAATTCACACATCATTGCCATAGCATGTCCAATTCTGTATGGCTGGAGCAGAAGGCACCCCATTCCCACATATGCAAATAAGCAAGTTCATGTACGCTTACCCGCCCGGAGAACCGGTGGCCTCTTAGTTGGAGTATCTCcctttcctgcagctttctgctcagCCCGagccagcagcctctgcttctTCTCTTGCTTAGTTTCTGGCCTGTATTTGTGCGCCAGCTTCAGAAGCTGCGTAGCTGGAAGAGAGCATGGACTAGTTAGCTGTGCAACCTGAAAATCTCAGCATTACTTTTTAAGGGACTCAAGTGCATCAGCGATCTTGGTGGTTGTCATCAAGTGTATTTAGACAGCAAGTTAGCATCATTTGCACAATGCGGGGCAGAGCTAGCAGAGTGCCTCCAGAGCCCATATTTACCTCTGTGCACCTTTATTGGCAACGTGAGCTCCTTTAATGCTCGAGTGGGAAAGCGCCTGCAACTCACAGCAACTACAGTTAAAGGTGGTGCACTTTTTCCTCTAAAGCAAGCAACTTGTTTGACAACATCTACAAGGGTTACTTGTTTAGGTTTAAAATTTCTTACATAGACACCATCACCTGAAAAAGACTATTCACTCATGCACAGAAGCccctgaagtattttttttttccccctatatagatatagatatatatatatatatatcagggTCAGCTTGCAGGATGTTAGCTTTCCCTCCAAAGCCTGCACTGAGAAAGATTTCTCAACCTATCTGATGCAGTCAAAGAACCCTACATGTTCTCCATCAAGCTAGAAGAATAGTCTCCGATGGAAACACAGTTAGGACAACTCTGAGTTTGCATCCCTAAGTAGGAGCTCCAGTATTTTCTACTCCCTTTTCAAAGCACATAGCAGCCACAAAATTTTGGTCAGCAAATTCATAAGACACCTTGTTGTTCCTCTTATCACAGTCATTATTAAAGCCTCCCTAAAGTGCTTCCAGCAATACTGCAGCTTACCTTTAAGTcttattttggtttctttcctgaCACACAACCCCCTGAAGACCCAAGTCAAGAGAATTTTGTGGGGCATACCCTTACCTGTTTGGCGGTCCAAAGCCTGAGTGAACTGGTTAATTGCAGGAGGCACCTTCAAGCGCTTGTACAGAATGGACCTCTGGCGCTGGAGTCTGATGTAGCGGGGCCATTTCACAAAGCGTGTGAGATCACGCTTAGGCTGGATATCCTGTCCTAGAAATAGAGGCTTTAACTCACAGCCATTCCAGACCACACAGCAGCAGTACGGAACAGGCAGGAGTGCATCAGCGATCTTGGTGGTTATGTACGTCAGCACAACCATTCAGacaacaaatacttttttacaTCATCTGCACACAGCATAAAAATGGTACTACGTAAACCTGACTTAGATGACTGCATCCCATGTAAAAGGGCAAGATTCACCACAACAGGAAGATGTAATGCATCTTTGCAGCATGGAAAATCTAGCAAGGTATCCATAGACACCTGCAAATATCCAGTAAAATACAGCTCTACCACTGATAGTAGAGCAACTGCCTGTATTTCCTTCTCCACTCTACagttttattgcaaaacaaTTCAGCGTTATTTACATGCCtgttaataaacattttttgaagtaGCCAAAAAATATCCCCTTACTCACCGATGCCAAAGTTCTTGGGCCTCTTCTCAAAGAGGGGATTGACGACCTTCTTGGCCTCCTGCTTCTTGACTACAGCAGGGGCAGGTGCCACCTTCTTACCCTTGGCCTTTTTTCCCTTCGGctacaaatagaaaataagcaagtttttttttttttgcctgaacTACCTGGTGCACTTTAAGAGCTTACAGCCCACCTCAGAAATACCTATTTCCAGGCATTTATCCAGCCAGGCAAGACGCCTCGCTCTTCACAAGCCCAAACCCTTCGATAAAGCTTAAAAACGTTAACGAGGCTCCCCCCTGCCGGGAGCGGCCTCCAGCCGGGAAACGCTGCGGCCTGCCcgggccgccccgctccgccgctcGGCTCCTCGGCCCCGCAGCCCGCCATCCGCCGCCACAAGCCCATGCCGAACCCTTTCCGCATCCCCCCCGGGCTGCCGAGCACCCGCGGCGCCTCCTCAGCGGGTGGATGGTGGTGGATGGCAGCGGATAAcggtcccccccccgccatccCCGCGCCGGCCGCCGCTCACCATCttggaggcaggaggagaggggagggtgggGCGCGCCGCGGGATTTCTGCGCCCTGCGAAGTCTCGCGAGAGGAcgggaggggctgggaggggcggcagggggcagggggcaggagcGGGTTTCTGTCATGGCGCAGCAGCGGGTGCTGCCGCAGAGCAAGGAGACCCTGCTGCAGTCGTACAACAAGCGCCTCAAGGACGATGTCAAATCCATCATGGACAACTTCACCGAGATCATCAAGACTGCTAaggtgggaggagagaggggagagcCCGGGGGGTGGCCCCGGGGgacccctttcccccccccgaGGGACCCCTTTCCCCCCCGAGGAACCCCTTTTCCCCCCGAGGGAGCAGGGTCCCCTCTCGGGGTGGGTGGCTCTCAgttccccctcctgccctggggcagcctAAAGGGGCTGCTGAGTGAGGGCAGCCGCTGAGGGGATGGGGCGGGCTGACAGAGGTGGGCAGTGGGCGACCCAAAGGCAGCCCTAGGGGTTGCAGGTGTAGGCTGAACTGGGCTGAAACGAAATTCCGTCCAGTGTGGCGGTTGTGTCAGGGTTTTGGTGTGTGAAGGTGGaattgtgtgcttttttttgcttAGATTGAGGATGAAACTCAAGTCTCTCGAGCAACGCAGGGTGAACAAGATAACTATGAGATGCATGTCAGAGCTGCAAACATTGTAAGTAGCACTCTCATACTCAAATCGTTGGGCAGCGCGTCCTTCAGGAGTGGTTTGGTTCATTAGTGTATTCAGAGCAGCCTTTATAGCACTTGCAAGGACTGCTGCTGAAAGAGTAACCTGGTATttggggtggctgtggggtAAAGTCCTCCTCTGGGGATAAAGCATGGTTGCCAGCTACAGACTTCTGTCAGAATCCTCACCTAATGCGGGAGCTTCATCTTAATTGGGGCttgggctgcaggagcagcttgGGAGACCTTGTTCTAGAATTGGAGCGAGCACTTTTTTAATATACTAATGCTACACGATTTTTCTCCCTGCTACGAGGTCCGAGCTGGTGAGTCCCTGATGAAACTTGTGTCTGACTTGAAGCAGTTCTTGATCCTCAATGATTTCCCCTCTGTGAATGAAGCTATCAACCAGCGCAACCAGCAGCTGAGGAGCTTGCAGGAGGAGTGTGACAAGAAGCTGATTGCACTACGGGATGAGATCTCCATTGACCTGTACGAGCTAGAAGAAGAATATTACTCTTCCAGGTACAAATAGGGCAGTGGACTTCTCCTTAGTGAC
It encodes:
- the MED22 gene encoding mediator of RNA polymerase II transcription subunit 22 isoform X1 — translated: MAQQRVLPQSKETLLQSYNKRLKDDVKSIMDNFTEIIKTAKIEDETQVSRATQGEQDNYEMHVRAANIVRAGESLMKLVSDLKQFLILNDFPSVNEAINQRNQQLRSLQEECDKKLIALRDEISIDLYELEEEYYSSSYSLCDSNDLPLCEAYWRQDFATLSPESLSMPLTTATAEQSVATSQSSTPSHPHVNGHGAGPTEHS
- the MED22 gene encoding mediator of RNA polymerase II transcription subunit 22 isoform X2; translated protein: MAQQRVLPQSKETLLQSYNKRLKDDVKSIMDNFTEIIKTAKIEDETQVSRATQGEQDNYEMHVRAANIVRAGESLMKLVSDLKQFLILNDFPSVNEAINQRNQQLRSLQEECDKKLIALRDEISIDLYELEEEYYSSSLCDSNDLPLCEAYWRQDFATLSPESLSMPLTTATAEQSVATSQSSTPSHPHVNGHGAGPTEHS
- the RPL7A gene encoding 60S ribosomal protein L7a, with amino-acid sequence MPKGKKAKGKKVAPAPAVVKKQEAKKVVNPLFEKRPKNFGIGQDIQPKRDLTRFVKWPRYIRLQRQRSILYKRLKVPPAINQFTQALDRQTATQLLKLAHKYRPETKQEKKQRLLARAEQKAAGKGDTPTKRPPVLRAGVNTVTTLVENKKAQLVVIAHDVDPIELVVFLPALCRKMGVPYCIIKSKARLGRLVHRKTCTCVAFTQVNPEDKGALAKLVEAVKTNYNDRYDEIRRHWGGNVLGPKSVARIAKLEKAKAKELATKLG
- the MED22 gene encoding mediator of RNA polymerase II transcription subunit 22 isoform X3; this translates as MAQQRVLPQSKETLLQSYNKRLKDDVKSIMDNFTEIIKTAKIEDETQVSRATQGEQDNYEMHVRAANIVRAGESLMKLVSDLKQFLILNDFPSVNEAINQRNQQLRSLQEECDKKLIALRDEISIDLYELEEEYYSSRPGCVPRGEQRSLFHALRSLQPKDRIGLWVVLLWAVQLLLIHSAFQGAGRER